The Gossypium hirsutum isolate 1008001.06 chromosome D02, Gossypium_hirsutum_v2.1, whole genome shotgun sequence region AACGTCGTCGGATCCTGTTTCTTTTTCCTGTTCcattgtgtgtgtgttttttttaaggAACTTTTTCCCTTTGATGATTAAGATAGAATATAGCATTAGATATTGAGTGGAATTTTTCAATGTTTATTGCTTTCGTTTTAAGTTCTTAGAGCACATTTGAGTGTATTATGCATTAGATCATGATATTGGTGGAAGTTGCAAacttcatacatatacatatacatataggtATATACACACACATGTATTTGACATGGTACTGCAAGTTAATTTGAAAGAGAGGACTGTCTAAGTTTGCAATCTGTTTCCATATTCCATATCAACTGTAGACTAATTATGAATTTTCTGCAAGGAGCTCTTATTCTCCTTGGACACCTCCTATAGGATGTTTGTAGAATTTGGTATTGTTTATACATTGTGTTTGTTTCGCGTAAAATGAGTTGGTGATTTGAATAGAATAAGTTGTTATTCATAACTTCACTTTATGCAGCTGGACAGGAAAGATTTAGAACGCTAACAAGCTCATACTACAGAGGAGCACAAGGGATAATTATGGGTATAGTACTTCATTCATCTCTTGCTAGTAGTCTTCTATTTACTTCTGTGGCACATCAGTTGTTATAATTTGTATCTGTGTTGTTAAACATGACAAGCATAATGATGCAGGAAGTCTTGTGCTAAGACTTCGTTTCATCCGTGAAgtttcttttccttccttctttgcttcaattttttttttcatttttatcagtAATCATACTTTTGAAGTTCTTATTGGTATTTGTTAGTTATCATCATTATTAGATATTCTGGGGTCATGCTTCCTATGATGAAATGAACTTCACAATGAGGGTAGATTGGGTCATTTGGATGTAGGGTTCTTTTGGTAAGGTGAGGAGACGTTACAATTTAGCAAAATGAGATGTTGTGGAGAGATAGCAGAGAGGAAGATCAGAGCAGACTCTGGAAAACAAGTGCGATGGCAGGCAGTGGTGATGGACACAATAAGGGGTTTAGAAAGAGTTACAGTGGTTGTGATTGTAGAAAGAAAGTTGCAGAGAAAACTTTAGAGTGCTAAGTTTgccaaaatatcaaaaatttccTAAGGAGACATTCAAACCTTTATTTATAGGCCTTGAAAAGGGGAGTTAAAAGGAAATGGTTATGAAGGAAATGTGGGCATGAATGTGTTAAAATGGTTGATAATGGGATTGAAAGGGGTTACTTGAACATAGGAAAATGGAAGGTAAATTATATGGATAATGAATATAAAGGCAATTACATGAAAGTTTACCTACTTAACCGTTTGTCCAATGAAGAGATTGGAAGGAAAACATTTGTATTCCAAAGAAGTTTAAGTGAACTTCTTAACAATATCTGTATCTATGCCTCCAAGCCATGCTTTCCAGGACATTCCAAAATTGGATCAACCTAGGAGTCATGCCAACCTTCCAAGGTTAGCTCCAATGGTAGTTGTTCCCAACATAGGAACAAAGTGTTAGTAACCAAAAGCAAGCATCTACTAGTTCGTTTTAGGCCGGTTTGTTAGGTCGTTCTACATAGGATTGAGAAACATTTTTTATCTTCTTGTTGAAGAGATGGGTGCAGAAAAGATGCTGCTTTAAAAACGTCGGATCTAGCTGTAGATTGATTTTCTAcccactttattattattttagcacTGCTTCTAATTTTTTGTTCTGCCAAAGTCACCTTTTCTCTTTCTAAAATTTTGGCCCAAGATAGATCTCTGACCATAGATCAATTTAGCTACCAGACAGATTTAAATAAGTTATTCCCTTCAACTAAGGTAGGGGATTCCATGTTTCTATGTATTCAAATACTCAGCTGGTTTATTTATCGCTTTTGGTTCTCATCTTAGTGGCTCCTCATATGATGCTAATTATTACATTTGTACTATTACAGTTTATGATGTAACTCGGCGAGACACATTTACAGATTTATCTGACGTATGGGCTAAAGAAATCGATCTGTACTCAACAAATCAGGACTGCATCAAGATGCTTGTTGGCAATAAAGTTGATAAGGTATAGTTTGAGAAGTGATTTATATCCTTTAATCTCACCAAGGTTATTGGTTTTTTTGTTCCGGTATTCCTCTGGTTCTTGACCGTTATCTACAGTGTTTTGCCATTGGATTGTTGAACTCCGTCTACCCCTTCATGAATGCAGGAAAGTGAAAGAGTGGTCAGCAAAAAAGAGGGCATCGACTTTGCTCGGGAATACGGATGCCTTTTCATTGAGTGCAGTGCAAAAACACGAGTAAATGTGGAACAATGCTTCGAGGAGCTTGTCTTAAAGGTATTTACCAAGTAACTTCAACGTTGACAGGCATTTACAAGAATCCCTATGAATGCTCATTTACATAGACATGCTCAGATAGTTTAAACCCGGTGATGATGTTTGATATGCAGATATTGGAAACCCCAAGCCTCGTGGCTGAGGGATCATCTGGAGTGAAAAAGAACATCTTCAAACAGAATCCGCCTCAAAGCGGTGCCGCAACCAGCGGTTGTTGCTCGTGGTGATTTGGTGATTTTTATCGTTGA contains the following coding sequences:
- the LOC107910409 gene encoding ras-related protein RABC1 isoform X1: MEASSTSQPEFDYLFKLLLIGDSGVGKSTLLLSFTSDTFEELNPTIGVDFKVKHVTIGGKKLKLAIWDTAGQERFRTLTSSYYRGAQGIIMVYDVTRRDTFTDLSDVWAKEIDLYSTNQDCIKMLVGNKVDKESERVVSKKEGIDFAREYGCLFIECSAKTRVNVEQCFEELVLKILETPSLVAEGSSGVKKNIFKQNPPQSGAATSGCCSW
- the LOC107910409 gene encoding ras-related protein RABC1 isoform X2 gives rise to the protein MEASSTSQPEFDYLFKLLLIGDSGVGKSTLLLSFTSDTFEELNPTIGVDFKVKHVTIGGKKLKLAIWDTAGQERFRTLTSSYYRGAQGIIMDLSDVWAKEIDLYSTNQDCIKMLVGNKVDKESERVVSKKEGIDFAREYGCLFIECSAKTRVNVEQCFEELVLKILETPSLVAEGSSGVKKNIFKQNPPQSGAATSGCCSW